The Vitis vinifera cultivar Pinot Noir 40024 chromosome 8, ASM3070453v1 genome segment CTTCTGACAAACTTATTCTATTGTGGTATTGCTTTAGGCGACTAATGAAAATCTTCCACCAAATGTAATAAAGCAACTTGCAAAGGAGTTAAAGAATCTTGATGAAACCCCTCCTGAGGGCATTAAAGTAGTTGtaaatgatgatgatttttcaaCTATATTTGCTGATGTTGAAGGCCCAGGCATGTAGTTTCCCCTTCTAATTTCACAATCTTTGACAACATCCATTAGGGTTTCATACTGAATGAATATCTTTGACCTTGCAGCTGGGACTCCATATGAGAACGGTGTTTTCCGGATGAAGTTGTTATTGTCTCATGACTTCCCTCATTCCCCTCCTAAAGGTTTGTTGGTACATATTGCTATAAAATTATTATGCTTTTATATTTGGTGTGACCAATTTTGTGACTCTATAACCTGTGAACATTTTACAGGCTAACTTTCTATTAgacaaatattttttgtatctttccttggaagtaaatttattttcccaaaactttttagaattttgatgtATACATCTCCTTATGTCTGGCTCTTTGGATCCAGAAGTGTAAGAGTTGGTTAGTAGTTCAATAGCTGCTATTTTAGACTATAGAAGCCAGTCCATGGATGAAGTTGGTAAATTTTGATATCTTTTCTTAAGATCTCTCTGGTGCATGTGGGGGTATATAGAATGTGTGACTCTTGCAATActgatttgaatatttgaatatgGTCTGCAATCTGTTCTTTCTGGCAATTTACttttacttatttgtttttcCTGTATTTGCCTATTATTCCTGACTATGCATTCCATTTGCTGTATTTGCCTATTATTCCTGACTTTGCATTTCATTTGGGCACACGTTTGAATCTTTGGACCATTGATGTTACAGGCTACTTCCTGACTAAGATTTTCCATCCAAACATTGCAACCAATGGTGAGATCTGCGTCAACACACTCAAAAAGGATTGGAACCCAAGCCTTGGACTGCGACATGTCCTCATTGTGAGTACAGTTTGGCATTTTTGTGTATTTGaagtaaaaacatttttatttgtcCATACAGGGAGAGCTGTTTTCACTATCAGAATCCCACCCATCCTGTTTGAAATATTTGGGTGTAAACtgggaaatttttatttcatcgaCTTTTTTTATGGTAATAGGTGGTCAGGTGTTTGCTGATCGAACCATTTCCAGAATCAGCCTTGAATGAACAGGCTGGCAAGATGCTGCTTGAAAATTATGAGGAGTATGCCAGGCATGCAAGGTGATGCCTCCATCTTTATATCCACCTAATGTTGTTTTGGAAGCACACGGAAACCTTACATGTGAATATCATAGTTGATATCAAGATAGACCGGTCTTGAAGTGGGATTTGGCAATGGGGAAACAGGCTTTGTATAGTGGGGCCTAAATTCACAtgagaatgttttttttttcccttgtggCTTGTTAGTTTCACCACTTAACGGGTATTCTGTGAAATGTGTGCATGCAGGATTTACACTGGAATTCATGCCCTAAAGCCAAAACCCAAGTTTAAAACAGGAGCTATTTCTGAGTCAACCACAGCCCTGAATGTTGACCAAACGAACAGCTCAGTTCTTAATGTTGAGCAGAAGAACACAGCATTACAATTGCCACCATCCTCCTTGGCCACATGTATGACAGCAGGCGGCGGTAAAGGAGGAGGAAATGGTCAGGCTCCAACCACTGAAACAGGAGTTAGTGGATCTGCTGCAGCAACACCACATAAGAAGGAAAGTGGATTGGCAAAAGTTCAGGCAGACAAGAAGAAGATGGATGCAAGAAAGAAAAGTTTGAAGAGATTATGAAGTTGGGAGAAACGGTTGCAAATTTCTGTGTTTGGGAGTTTCTGACTGAACCTTTGTTGTTTATTTCATAGACAAGGGGTGACAGTCATAAAAGTATTGTGCAATGGATATTTCCCTTGATTAATGTTAATTGACCTTCCTCtctctttttatcttttcattttcaatctctcaaaaatgaaaaaaaaaaaaattagattccTTATTTTCCATTTGTGATATATTCTCCACCCGGAGATTCTATTTTGAAGGCTTAATGCAgagggggaaaaaaataaaaataaaatgatcaaGCCAAATTAATTCAAGATTTGAATGAGCTTGTAAAAAAATCTCAGGTTGCGGTCCAAGTCTTTCCACAAAATCCATTCCAGCAGACTTGAGAATCTTGCTAGTACATtccatttcaaaaaattttgggAACAAAAATCATCAACAAAAGCTTGAAGCTGCTGGCCACAAAAACCATAtttcaagaagaaaaataaatgttcCAGTGTCTGTCATCGGCAAGTTGAACACCAAAAATGCAGGAAGGTTCCAAGTCCAGACCAAGGCTATTAACATTTCTTATGCACAATCATAGAAGATAAGAAATAGGTACTGATAAAATGAGTCGTCCATCCAAGAGAACATCAAATCCTCCGGTAGTTCAGGTTTTACAAGAGAGCGGAAAAAGGAAACGGGCAAAAATTAAAACTGCTAAATAAGAGTCACATAACACATCCAAGAAGGATTTCAAAACCACACCACCGTGGTATACCAGCAGAATAGACCTTTCCCAACCATCAATTGAAATGGTAAAAAGGAAACTAGAAACTCATTAGACTAAATAACCCCTgcccccctccccccccttttttttttctttttaaacattttctttAACTCTTTTTCCTTTCAGTTCTAGCGGGGTGAGATCATCACTTCGCCATCATCACCTTCACGAATTCTTCATAGTTTATCTGCCCATCACCATCCACATCAGCCTCCCGAATCATCTCATCAACTTCTTCATCAGTAAGTTTCTCCCCCAGGTTTGTCATTACATGACGCAGCTCAGCAGCAGAGATGAATCCATTCTGATCCTTGTCAAAGACTCGGAATGCTTCTTTCAGCTCCTCCTCGGAATCAGTATCTTTCATTTTCCTGGCCATGAGATTTAGAAACTCAGGAAAGTCAATAGTCCCATTACCATCAGCATCAACCTCATTTATCATATCCTGGAGCTCTGCCTCAGTTGGATTTTGCCCCAGTGACCTCATCACTGTCCCTAGCTCCTTGGTAGTGATACAACCTGCAGAATATATATACAATCTTATTAAAAGAGCACCAACTTTTTCACAGAGAAAGAGAACATCCTCCATATCTAACAAAAATTCTTAAACAAACAAATACAACTCATCTAACTAGATGAGCAATACCACCCCACTTAAAAAGAAATGCCAAACCTATGAATTAGATCGGCAAGCCATGCAAGAAAAGAAGACAAGTTTGTGAATACTTAGCTCTAAGGAAATGTTCCCATCCCAAGATAAATGTTTCAGGAAATGTTCAGCTGTTTTGCTGCTACCTTAAATCCAAGGGGGCAAATCCAACAAATCTACATGCTACACGTGTCCCTTGTGAGAAGGAAGACATGGATATGTTTAGTAGCCATACAGTTGCAGGCTTAAACATTTGACAAATAAACTATCAATTTTGCCACTTAACTGTTCTTAGAAAATACCACCATGGAGTAATCCTCATTTGTCTGGATTCAGACTTCTATCAAATAACTAAGTACATAATAGTATGTTTCTTTTATAAGGATAAAAATTACttgatcaaaatcattttttctccttgaaatataatattaaagaataaattaaaaatagggTGGAGGAAGATGAAACTTATTGTTATAAACATCTTtagaataatatcatatatatagaATTACCCTAATTTAAAAAGTACCAAGCAAAACAGTAGAACCTGTTGTAAGTTAATGGTACAGTTTCTTCCGTGCCTTTCTAGGAACGTCCAAGTTAATTCTCTCTTGCACAGAATTTATAtgctcctttttttctttcatatcacTTCGTATAAGGTCTCCAAAACTCACTGCTATTGGGAGAAGGCCGAACTAAGTTGAAAGCCCTATAGACCAAATCACTATTGATGAAACCAATTTTTTGTTGAACTTTGATTGGAGACCAGGACCTCAAGAGAAACTAGAGATGCTCTTTTGCATCCAACCAAATCAATCATTTATAAGAGCAAACTGCACATAAAATGTTCAATATGATTAccaaaaatttcttaaaatcattaaaaaccCCATCGATAAAAAGGTGTGGGGCTGCAAATTCTTACTCTAGCAATACCAATTTCAGGCAATGTGCAAAACAATGCCAATTTCAGGCAATGAGTAAAACAATACCAGAATGCTTAAACAGATCCAACGCCAACTCAAATGTAATTAGGAAAAGCAAAATTTTAACAGGTTGCTTTGCAATGGAAAAGCTTCctcaaaattatatattaaggaGTCATTCACATGGAAAAATTATCTGTTTCCATTTCAATCAGTTTACTATTTGAATAACTCACGTGTATTTCAAGACAACAAACTGACAACACATGTGCTTGAGTCAAAAGCCACAGCCTGGCCTACGTTTGCCTACTAGGAAAAGGCAACTTGTCCTGCTTGATTGTGAGAAagattagaaagaaaataataaattaacattttgaaaactagataggaagCGTAGATTAATCACTATTTCATAGTCTGGAACCTAAACGAACGAAGACGGCGCATAAAATATAATCAAGGTGATTTTCTAGTCAACCAAACAGGGGCTAAAATGGTAAATCCACGGTTGTCCATAATTTGCTagcagagaaaacaaaaacctcTCTTCCTCTGGCCCAAATACATGAACCTAATTCTTTTTCTCCAATTTTATACCGGGAACCAAAACAACTTGAATAGAAACACTCAAAAATCAAAGATCCAGATCGATAAACCAACAGAACCTCAAAAGAACAACGACATAGACATGAAACAAAAACTAGATCGAACAAGGTGTGTTCATTTGGAGGCAAAGaaaaatttcatcattttcCCGACACTCCactttcccagcaaccaaacagtctaaaaaaattcttaaaaagagaaaacaaaaacagaaaagaGAATAGTAATACCATCTCCATCTTTGTCGAACAAGCTGAAGGCCTCCTTGAACTCGGAGATCTGGTCGTCGGTGAGCTGATCGGCCATTTTTTGCTTCAGTAGTGAAAAACCTGTTTTCAAAGAGAAGCCAAACACGATTCAGGAAGAAAGCGAGATCGTAATCTCTTCAGACAAAACCAAGTTTTATATGAGCCAAATACCCTGCATCCGGACGCAATCAATTTATCAAATCGGATTCATCCGATATTACCATTTTACCCCTTGTACATTTTCTTTTCTGACACTTTTTTTGTCTATTTAAAACTATCAAATGACCATAACGCCCTTCACTGGGCTGCCGTTGCCCAAAATGCCCCAGCTATTTTCTCTTCTTAGGTCAAATGAGTttctttctaaataataaaGCACTTAATTCTTAATCAGtttctttccaaataataaaagcACTTAATTCTTAATCAGtttctttccaaataataaaagcgcttaatttttaatattattctttGTGTATCATTTATTAGCCATTTGCAGTGACAAGGGTAGTCATGACAATCCacatttataaatgaaaattccCTAAAGTTCACAAAAATATCCTGGGTCCAATCAGGCTTCTAAAAGAGAGGGGCAGAGTGGTAAACACACAGAAATGACCCTAAAATGGACCATCCAAGAGCTGTGGTGACGTGCACAAGGCAACATTGGGGACAGCTGCCCCAGTAGCGCCACGTCTTTCTCGAAAGTCAAAAGCCAACAACGCAGTCACACGCGTCGAAATGTGATTGCTTGGACTGCAGGATCCACGTTGAGGGCAGAGCAGAGGAAGATGACCCAGAAGGGAGATACGTTACGCGGAGTGAGTGAAATTGAAGAGAAATCGGTGAGTGAGGGGCGAAGAGTAAATATCGGGGCGAGAAGGATTGGCTACGCGGTTACGCGGTTGGTACGCGGGATGCACACGTTGACCAGTGAGGTGAGGGTGTGCCACGTCAGGGTCGTGAGGCGGCCATTTCGAATCCCTCTTATTCTACTATTTATAACGAGCACAAAACTACCCTTTTCCTTCTCTCCTTGCTTTGACTTTTGGGTCTCCTTTTTGGTATATTTGGTATTTGGACCACCACACCtccatttttagtttttatttctatttctgaGTCTCAATTTAATTTGTTCGAATTAATTAACGgtttaattttgaattgaattcaCGGAGTTCGGTCAATTTTGAAAACCCCTCAAAATGTTTAACTCTGTCAAATACTGAAGGTTGGGTTAAAATTTTTGTAGTAATCTCTTCAACTTCATTAGATTTGTGGTGTCATGCTTGAACTGGCATAAAGAAGTGTAGCTTAATGACTGTGGTCC includes the following:
- the LOC100232908 gene encoding calmodulin is translated as MADQLTDDQISEFKEAFSLFDKDGDGCITTKELGTVMRSLGQNPTEAELQDMINEVDADGNGTIDFPEFLNLMARKMKDTDSEEELKEAFRVFDKDQNGFISAAELRHVMTNLGEKLTDEEVDEMIREADVDGDGQINYEEFVKVMMAK
- the LOC100244778 gene encoding ubiquitin-conjugating enzyme E2 22 — encoded protein: MATNENLPPNVIKQLAKELKNLDETPPEGIKVVVNDDDFSTIFADVEGPAGTPYENGVFRMKLLLSHDFPHSPPKGYFLTKIFHPNIATNGEICVNTLKKDWNPSLGLRHVLIVVRCLLIEPFPESALNEQAGKMLLENYEEYARHARIYTGIHALKPKPKFKTGAISESTTALNVDQTNSSVLNVEQKNTALQLPPSSLATCMTAGGGKGGGNGQAPTTETGVSGSAAATPHKKESGLAKVQADKKKMDARKKSLKRL